The genome window CCAGCAGGTGAAGAAGGACCAGCCCCTCGCCAAGATCCAGATCGTGCCCGACATGCTCAGCCTAAGCAATGCTGAGAACCGCGTGCGCACGGCGGAGATCAATGCGCAGAACGCCCAGATGGACTTCGACCGCAACAAGCCGCTGCTCGATAAAGGCGTGATCAGCGCAGCGGAGATGCAGCGCTTCGATATCGCGCTGCGCAGCGCCAAGCAGGACCTTGAAGCAGCCAAAGAGGCGCTGCAAGTCGTGCGCGACGGCATCAGCCGAAGCAGCGCGGGCAATACCATCGTGCGCAGCACCATCGAGGGCATGGTGCTCGACGTGCCTGTGAAGGAGGGCAATAGCGTGATCGAGCGCAACAACTTCAACGAAGGCACCACCATCGCTGCGATCGCTGACATGAGCGACCTGATCTTCCAAGGCAAGGTGGATGAGAGCGAGGTGGGCAAGGTGCGCCTGGCCATGCCCGTTGTGCTCACCGTGGGCGCCATCGAGAGCGCTACCTGGGATGCGGAGCTGGAGTACATCGCGCCCAAAGGCGTGGAGGAGAACGGCGCCATCCAGTTCGAGATCCGTGCAGCGGTGAAGCTCGCACAGGGCCAGGCGCTGCGCAGCGGCTACAGCGCCAATGCCGACATCGAGCTCGAGCGTCGCGACAGCGTACTCACCGTGCCCGAGAGCGTGGTGGAATTCAACGCGAAGGGCGATAGCGCATTCGTGCAGGTGAAGAACGGGGAGGAATGGAAGCGCACATGGATCA of Flavobacteriales bacterium contains these proteins:
- a CDS encoding efflux RND transporter periplasmic adaptor subunit; protein product: MKRILRYLLIAAVVLVVLWSFAFLYSKGAKKPDEFAIERPKKANVIKKTVANGKIVPRKEILIKPVVSGIIRELYVEAGQQVKKDQPLAKIQIVPDMLSLSNAENRVRTAEINAQNAQMDFDRNKPLLDKGVISAAEMQRFDIALRSAKQDLEAAKEALQVVRDGISRSSAGNTIVRSTIEGMVLDVPVKEGNSVIERNNFNEGTTIAAIADMSDLIFQGKVDESEVGKVRLAMPVVLTVGAIESATWDAELEYIAPKGVEENGAIQFEIRAAVKLAQGQALRSGYSANADIELERRDSVLTVPESVVEFNAKGDSAFVQVKNGEEWKRTWIKTGLSDGINLEVLDGVTKDTELKGAKKEEEASVSVTVD